A region of Kiritimatiellales bacterium DNA encodes the following proteins:
- a CDS encoding Na/Pi symporter, with protein MMFLVFTVCGGLALFIFGMHTMTDGLKTCAGSQLRRILARATRNKVSGLGFGTLLGLLVQSTAATVMLGGFVNAGLITLPASIPVMLGANIGTTFAAQLISFRLADYCFAGITLGLFIMMAGVKERIKSIGNALLGFGLLFLGMSIITGAITPYRDTFAPLFEHIDGATVYGMTNGILLSTAVTIIIQSSSAMIGISFALIEAGVITGLPGVFPVLIGANIGTCVTVLFTTFGSSADARRSAASHLVFNVFSGAAAALTAPLFYKWIPLTHGDLIHQAANANTIKMIVTAVPALMFMPAFTALLRKLVPSKQAPAPVSFLDETLFPTPEQAIHAVMRELQRTVNLCRDSLALDQQLLRIPANKLIRAIHQNEKNINAVKLAILDYIQRITSRVLSRRQTILLQHLDRCNDEVERIGDHLAELCDLTEDVRPYIKRNVCAPCWEEIQLLYGQIGIILNNLSVSLDPDHENYEQFAERILTARDEYVEKSVAIKDNITERAGKKNFPPMLGIYLTSMITACDKIAKHSKTIAGAQKKPFFWLKTNRLDRLSGEYSEKQIFEKLDSDEYLDSRP; from the coding sequence ATGATGTTTTTAGTGTTTACGGTGTGCGGCGGACTGGCGCTGTTTATCTTCGGTATGCACACCATGACCGACGGGCTGAAAACATGCGCCGGCAGCCAGTTGCGCCGTATTCTGGCGCGCGCAACGCGCAATAAGGTGAGCGGACTCGGCTTTGGCACACTGCTGGGTTTATTAGTCCAAAGCACTGCCGCCACCGTGATGCTCGGCGGGTTTGTGAACGCCGGTTTAATTACGCTGCCGGCGTCGATTCCGGTGATGCTCGGCGCAAACATCGGCACAACATTTGCAGCACAACTGATCTCGTTCCGGCTGGCGGATTATTGTTTTGCCGGGATTACGCTCGGGCTGTTCATTATGATGGCGGGCGTAAAAGAGCGCATTAAAAGCATCGGCAACGCACTGCTCGGCTTCGGACTGCTGTTCCTCGGTATGTCCATTATAACCGGCGCCATTACGCCGTACCGTGATACGTTTGCTCCGCTGTTTGAGCATATCGACGGCGCAACGGTATACGGGATGACAAACGGCATCCTGCTGTCGACGGCGGTGACCATTATCATTCAGAGCAGCAGCGCAATGATCGGAATCAGCTTTGCATTGATTGAGGCCGGTGTGATTACCGGTCTGCCCGGTGTTTTTCCGGTGCTGATCGGCGCCAACATCGGAACGTGCGTGACCGTTTTGTTTACGACGTTCGGGTCGAGCGCTGATGCGCGCCGCAGCGCGGCTTCACATCTGGTGTTTAATGTTTTCAGCGGCGCCGCTGCCGCGCTCACCGCGCCGCTTTTTTACAAATGGATTCCGCTGACGCACGGCGACCTGATTCATCAGGCGGCTAATGCAAATACGATTAAAATGATCGTCACGGCAGTGCCGGCGCTGATGTTTATGCCCGCGTTCACTGCGCTGCTCCGTAAGCTGGTGCCGTCGAAACAGGCGCCGGCGCCGGTCAGCTTCCTCGATGAAACTCTTTTTCCAACGCCGGAACAGGCGATTCATGCGGTGATGCGCGAACTGCAGCGTACGGTAAATCTCTGCCGCGATTCACTGGCACTTGATCAACAGCTGCTGAGAATACCGGCGAATAAACTGATCCGGGCGATTCATCAAAACGAAAAAAATATTAATGCCGTCAAACTTGCGATACTGGATTATATTCAGCGCATTACTTCGCGGGTTTTGTCGCGTCGGCAGACCATTCTGCTGCAGCATCTCGACCGGTGCAACGACGAGGTTGAACGCATCGGCGACCATCTGGCGGAGCTTTGCGATCTGACGGAGGATGTCCGCCCGTACATTAAACGAAACGTCTGCGCACCGTGCTGGGAAGAAATTCAACTGCTCTACGGGCAGATCGGCATCATTTTAAACAACCTCAGTGTTTCGCTTGACCCGGATCACGAAAACTACGAACAGTTTGCCGAGCGGATTTTGACGGCGCGCGATGAATATGTTGAGAAAAGTGTGGCGATCAAAGACAACATTACTGAGCGCGCCGGAAAGAAAAATTTTCCGCCGATGCTCGGCATTTATCTCACCTCGATGATTACAGCGTGTGATAAAATTGCGAAGCACAGCAAAACGATTGCCGGTGCGCAGAAAAAACCGTTTTTCTGGCTCAAAACAAACCGGCTCGACCGGCTCTCCGGCGAATATTCCGAAAAACAAATATTCGAAAAACTCGATTCGGATGAATATCTGGATTCAAGGCCGTAA
- the trmB gene encoding tRNA (guanosine(46)-N7)-methyltransferase TrmB, producing the protein MKEFTKETLRVFPEEWLTPFNFAAEFEYPERKFEVDLGCGMGRFLLARAAKFPEINFLGIDRLLNRIQRIDRKALRAHRYNIRLFRVDGYYATTFLIPPQSVDTYYIFFPDPWPKEKHHHNRIFNEPFMNALARTLKPGGKIHAATDHLPYFEEIFALLKNDVRFTETDTFFPAADEVTDFELIFAHKTPGRCSFVLNA; encoded by the coding sequence ATGAAAGAATTTACAAAAGAAACCTTGCGCGTGTTTCCCGAAGAATGGTTAACGCCGTTTAATTTTGCGGCGGAGTTTGAATATCCCGAACGGAAATTTGAAGTGGACCTCGGCTGCGGCATGGGGCGGTTCCTGCTGGCGCGCGCGGCAAAATTTCCGGAAATCAATTTTCTGGGAATTGACCGGCTGCTGAACCGTATTCAACGGATCGACCGGAAAGCACTGCGCGCACACCGGTACAACATCCGGCTCTTTCGCGTTGACGGCTATTACGCCACGACATTTTTAATTCCGCCGCAAAGCGTCGATACATATTATATTTTTTTCCCCGATCCGTGGCCGAAAGAAAAACATCATCATAACCGGATTTTCAATGAACCGTTTATGAACGCGCTGGCACGTACGCTGAAGCCCGGCGGAAAAATTCATGCCGCGACAGATCATTTACCCTACTTCGAAGAAATTTTTGCCTTGTTGAAAAACGATGTACGCTTTACCGAAACCGATACATTTTTTCCGGCGGCGGACGAAGTCACTGATTTTGAACTGATTTTCGCCCACAAAACTCCGGGGCGCTGTTCATTCGTTCTCAATGCATAG
- a CDS encoding sulfatase, translating into MKGNRMNICPNKGMLIAAGMASISGATAAAQTRPNFVLILTDDQSCHLGMLGTPGIQTPNIDALVNHGVFFTKAYSAAASCSPCRGAILTGMYPHSNGHWRNAVAPELADADVEFSRASKIFDQVGVHEDLPTLIELLDQNGYITGITDKFHLSPPWKYPFTYRFPVGFSPQEHARVAMEFINKLDDRPFFLMANIRNTHRPYRLHIKHSGLPEVSPADVVIPPNWPDTEIMREDYAEYLSTVEHCDAIIGAILQSLEKTGKAGHTVIIYSSDQGFGYHRAKATMYDWGIHVPLSFTGPGIVSGVQNTVPVSHIDIVPTMLDFAGIRTPKTVQGLSLRGILSGASTELARNYVASEHNAHGPAPSEYYPIRTITDGRFRYIRNLRHEIVPDYPIDRFEMDEEFKKIPKMIPWLPWDCVPGEPWGNRAFGEIIKHKKQYPELHELLNSTFFRPEEELYDLENDPYEMHNLAGNPEHRETLRRMRNALSDWMHRTGDDGDPRKHPRRS; encoded by the coding sequence ATGAAAGGAAACAGAATGAATATCTGTCCGAATAAAGGAATGTTAATTGCCGCCGGAATGGCATCCATTTCCGGCGCGACAGCTGCAGCGCAGACGCGCCCGAACTTCGTACTCATACTGACGGACGATCAATCGTGCCATCTCGGCATGCTCGGCACACCGGGGATTCAGACACCGAATATTGATGCACTGGTAAATCACGGTGTGTTTTTTACAAAGGCTTATTCTGCCGCAGCGTCCTGTTCGCCGTGTCGCGGCGCGATCCTCACCGGAATGTATCCGCATTCAAACGGACACTGGCGGAATGCTGTTGCGCCGGAACTTGCAGATGCTGACGTCGAGTTTTCGCGTGCTTCAAAAATTTTCGATCAGGTCGGTGTTCATGAAGATCTTCCGACGCTGATCGAACTTCTGGATCAAAACGGATATATTACCGGCATTACGGATAAATTTCATTTGAGTCCGCCGTGGAAGTATCCGTTTACATATCGTTTTCCGGTCGGATTCAGCCCGCAAGAGCACGCGCGCGTGGCAATGGAATTTATTAATAAACTGGATGACCGCCCGTTCTTTCTGATGGCCAACATCCGCAACACGCACCGTCCGTACCGGCTGCACATAAAACATTCCGGACTTCCCGAAGTTTCACCGGCCGATGTTGTTATTCCGCCGAACTGGCCGGATACAGAAATTATGCGTGAGGATTATGCGGAATATCTGAGCACAGTTGAGCATTGCGATGCCATTATCGGCGCGATTCTTCAGTCGCTGGAAAAAACGGGCAAAGCAGGGCATACTGTGATCATTTACAGCAGCGATCAGGGGTTCGGTTATCACCGCGCAAAAGCAACCATGTACGACTGGGGGATTCATGTCCCGCTTTCATTCACCGGCCCCGGCATTGTCTCCGGTGTGCAGAACACTGTACCGGTCAGTCATATTGATATTGTACCGACGATGCTGGATTTTGCCGGAATTCGCACTCCGAAAACAGTACAGGGGCTTTCTCTGCGCGGGATTCTTTCCGGCGCTTCGACAGAACTTGCGCGTAACTATGTGGCATCCGAGCATAATGCGCATGGACCGGCACCCAGTGAGTATTACCCGATCAGGACAATTACCGACGGCCGTTTCCGCTACATTCGCAACCTGCGTCATGAAATAGTTCCTGATTATCCGATTGACCGGTTTGAAATGGATGAAGAGTTTAAAAAAATTCCTAAAATGATTCCGTGGCTGCCCTGGGATTGTGTTCCCGGTGAACCGTGGGGAAACCGCGCTTTTGGTGAGATTATCAAACACAAAAAACAGTATCCTGAACTTCATGAATTACTGAACTCGACGTTTTTTCGACCGGAAGAGGAATTGTACGACCTCGAAAACGATCCGTATGAAATGCATAATTTAGCAGGGAATCCTGAACATCGCGAAACGCTTCGGCGAATGCGCAATGCTCTAAGCGACTGGATGCACCGTACCGGCGATGATGGCGATCCGCGGAAACATCCTCGCCGCTCATAA
- a CDS encoding transposase yields MKKNYPSRLFHTVPCWIPPGEVFHIRIRCHKKNQKILTDPDVAPQLLDSVLIYQKQKKWFVHLFMIMPDHIHALVTFPPHEKMALITGNWKRYHAVNSGILWQDNFFDHRIRNDKEYLEKAGYIRRNPAAANLCQYADDWLWVYPKIIHGEAD; encoded by the coding sequence GTGAAAAAGAATTATCCGTCGCGGTTGTTTCATACTGTGCCATGCTGGATTCCTCCCGGTGAAGTTTTTCACATCCGGATTCGATGTCATAAAAAGAATCAGAAAATTTTGACGGATCCGGATGTTGCGCCGCAATTGCTGGATTCCGTTTTGATTTATCAAAAACAGAAAAAATGGTTTGTACACCTTTTCATGATTATGCCGGATCATATTCATGCATTAGTAACATTCCCTCCGCATGAAAAAATGGCGCTGATTACAGGAAACTGGAAACGATATCATGCGGTCAATTCTGGCATTCTATGGCAGGACAATTTTTTCGATCATCGCATCCGCAACGATAAGGAATATCTGGAGAAAGCAGGGTATATTCGCAGGAATCCGGCGGCCGCAAATTTATGTCAGTATGCCGATGACTGGCTGTGGGTTTATCCAAAAATAATTCATGGTGAGGCGGATTGA
- a CDS encoding family 78 glycoside hydrolase catalytic domain codes for MTYSNWQAEWIRIGWGNQVPLLRCIFFVDAPVVKAVLRGTALGVCELRLNGEKVGDTHLLPGWTDYRKRLYYHEFDVTGQITAGKNVFGAILAPGWFAGFFGPFNDKGYYGHDAWFSAELELNYTDGSTELIRTGETWKGADSPIRSADLLMGEHYDARCELPEWDQPDFDDRKWIPVRILRCGEERLPERIEKFPGAPVKTIAELSTVNVSEPHAGVFVFDLGQNMVGVVRINVNVCAGTELIIKYGEMLNADGTAYTANLRFAKAVDRYTAKGGGKETWQPRFTFHGFRYVEIHGLSEKPALKTVTGLVWMSALKETATFECSNEKVNQLFRNIQWGFRGNYLEVPTDCPQRDERLGWTGDAQMFIRSASYLADIRPFFKKWLIDLHDAQHETGGYPDMAPFMGRMNYASAAWSDAGIICPYVLWQAYGDLEFIRPWWPQMKKFMQLICSENNSHNGTDAVSYGDWLHFNSETPVRLIGLAYRAYDAQLMQEMAGALGAKDDAEIFYGEAEQSRLLFRNCFFAGNEIAVKTQTACSLAIAMDLLDGEDLEKTKECLIRLLEDHDGYLTTGFVGTAYLCPALTKSGRHDLAVQLLLNEGYPSWLYEVNNGATTIWERWNSWTKENGFGDVGMNSFNHYAFGAVCEWMFESLAGIRPAAPGFKRITIAPGFTDRLDFVRASYNSVAGKISVEWEKTAGGFMLKLVTPAEADVKLPGGQERVGAGEWSWEVKEKS; via the coding sequence ATGACTTATTCAAATTGGCAGGCAGAATGGATACGGATCGGCTGGGGGAATCAGGTTCCGCTGTTACGGTGCATATTTTTCGTCGATGCTCCGGTGGTCAAAGCGGTTTTGCGCGGAACGGCGCTGGGTGTTTGTGAATTGCGATTAAACGGTGAAAAAGTCGGCGACACACACCTGCTGCCGGGCTGGACGGATTATCGCAAGCGGCTTTATTATCATGAATTTGATGTAACCGGGCAAATTACTGCCGGAAAAAATGTGTTCGGCGCTATTCTCGCACCCGGCTGGTTTGCCGGATTTTTCGGCCCGTTTAACGACAAAGGATATTACGGGCACGACGCCTGGTTTTCTGCCGAACTGGAATTGAATTATACCGACGGTTCAACAGAACTGATTCGTACAGGTGAAACGTGGAAAGGCGCAGACAGCCCGATTCGGTCAGCAGATCTTCTGATGGGGGAACATTATGATGCGCGCTGTGAGCTGCCGGAATGGGATCAGCCGGACTTTGATGACCGCAAATGGATTCCGGTGAGAATTTTGCGGTGCGGCGAAGAACGGCTTCCGGAACGGATTGAAAAATTTCCCGGTGCGCCGGTAAAAACGATTGCCGAACTTTCGACGGTAAATGTGAGCGAACCGCACGCCGGAGTTTTTGTATTTGATCTCGGGCAGAACATGGTCGGCGTTGTGCGAATCAACGTGAACGTATGCGCCGGAACAGAACTTATAATTAAATACGGCGAAATGTTGAATGCCGATGGAACAGCGTATACGGCAAATCTTCGTTTCGCGAAAGCGGTTGACCGGTATACTGCCAAAGGCGGCGGTAAAGAAACCTGGCAGCCGCGATTTACTTTCCACGGTTTCCGGTATGTTGAAATTCACGGACTTTCCGAAAAACCGGCGCTAAAAACGGTAACCGGGCTCGTTTGGATGTCGGCGCTAAAAGAAACGGCGACGTTTGAATGTTCGAACGAAAAGGTAAATCAACTGTTCCGCAATATTCAATGGGGCTTTCGCGGTAACTATCTGGAAGTTCCAACGGATTGCCCGCAGCGCGACGAACGGCTTGGCTGGACCGGGGATGCACAGATGTTTATCCGCTCTGCTTCATATCTGGCGGATATCCGTCCATTTTTTAAAAAATGGCTGATTGATCTGCATGATGCACAACATGAAACCGGCGGTTATCCGGATATGGCGCCGTTTATGGGACGAATGAATTATGCGAGTGCCGCGTGGAGCGACGCCGGAATTATCTGTCCATATGTTTTATGGCAGGCGTATGGCGATTTAGAATTTATTCGTCCGTGGTGGCCGCAGATGAAAAAATTCATGCAGCTGATCTGTTCCGAAAATAATTCGCATAACGGGACCGATGCGGTTTCTTACGGCGACTGGCTGCACTTTAATTCAGAAACGCCGGTGCGGTTGATCGGTCTGGCTTATCGCGCATACGATGCACAGTTGATGCAAGAAATGGCCGGAGCGCTTGGCGCAAAAGATGATGCTGAAATTTTTTACGGCGAAGCAGAACAAAGCCGGTTGTTATTCCGCAACTGCTTTTTTGCCGGCAATGAAATTGCCGTTAAAACACAGACTGCCTGTTCGTTGGCGATTGCAATGGATTTGCTGGACGGTGAAGATTTAGAAAAAACGAAAGAATGTTTGATTCGGTTGCTCGAAGATCATGATGGATATTTAACCACCGGATTTGTCGGTACGGCATATCTCTGTCCGGCGCTCACAAAATCTGGTCGGCATGATTTAGCCGTTCAACTGCTGCTGAACGAAGGATATCCGTCATGGCTGTATGAAGTGAATAACGGAGCGACAACCATTTGGGAACGGTGGAACAGCTGGACAAAAGAAAACGGATTCGGGGATGTTGGAATGAACTCATTCAACCATTATGCATTTGGTGCCGTTTGCGAATGGATGTTTGAATCGCTCGCCGGGATCCGTCCGGCAGCTCCGGGATTTAAGAGGATTACAATTGCACCCGGATTTACAGACCGGTTGGATTTTGTGCGTGCATCCTATAATTCTGTCGCCGGAAAAATTTCTGTTGAATGGGAGAAAACCGCCGGCGGTTTTATGCTTAAACTTGTGACTCCGGCGGAGGCGGACGTGAAACTTCCCGGCGGACAGGAACGTGTTGGCGCCGGGGAATGGAGCTGGGAAGTTAAAGAGAAGTCATGA
- a CDS encoding M42 family metallopeptidase: MNRTSKEFLAGMINAISPSGYENCAAAVWKKYAKPFADKVETDVHGNSHAVVNKGGKVKVMLSGHYDEIGFLISNIDDKGFLWIAPVGGWDPQIAQGQRVHIIGNGGKTISGVVGKIAIHLQEPEQRKKVSEIKDLWVDIGVKNKKEAEKLVSIGDPLVVQYGFEELINNRVVGRALDDRAGAFAVLETARLLAKKKTQCEVHAVATVQEEIGLRGARTAAFGIAPDVGIAVDVTFATDHPNLGSTVNQEGKVEIGGGPVVTRGPNINPKLFELIIKTAKEEKIPVQIVAEARGTGTDANAIQLNRAGVATALISIPLRYMHSPCELLSLDDLAAVSKLIAAVIERITPKTNFIPF, encoded by the coding sequence ATGAACAGAACATCAAAGGAATTTCTCGCCGGCATGATTAATGCCATCAGCCCGTCCGGCTACGAAAACTGCGCCGCGGCTGTCTGGAAAAAATATGCGAAACCGTTCGCCGACAAAGTCGAAACGGATGTACACGGCAATTCGCATGCGGTAGTGAATAAAGGCGGTAAAGTGAAAGTGATGCTTTCCGGCCATTATGATGAAATCGGGTTTCTGATTTCAAATATTGACGATAAAGGGTTTCTCTGGATTGCGCCGGTCGGCGGGTGGGACCCGCAGATTGCGCAGGGCCAGCGTGTTCATATTATCGGCAACGGTGGAAAAACAATCAGCGGCGTCGTCGGAAAAATCGCGATTCACCTGCAGGAGCCGGAACAGCGGAAAAAAGTTTCTGAAATTAAAGACCTGTGGGTGGACATCGGCGTAAAAAATAAAAAAGAAGCTGAAAAACTCGTCAGCATCGGTGATCCGCTGGTTGTGCAGTACGGCTTTGAAGAACTGATCAATAACCGTGTGGTCGGCCGTGCACTCGATGACCGCGCCGGCGCATTCGCGGTACTCGAAACCGCGCGGCTGCTCGCAAAGAAAAAAACACAATGCGAAGTTCACGCGGTTGCCACTGTACAGGAAGAGATTGGACTGCGCGGCGCACGCACGGCGGCATTCGGCATTGCGCCGGATGTGGGAATTGCGGTGGACGTCACCTTTGCCACCGATCATCCGAATCTCGGCAGCACTGTGAATCAGGAGGGCAAAGTGGAAATCGGCGGCGGACCGGTCGTTACGCGCGGACCGAACATTAATCCCAAACTGTTTGAGCTGATTATTAAAACGGCGAAAGAAGAAAAAATTCCGGTACAGATTGTCGCTGAAGCGCGCGGCACCGGCACGGATGCCAACGCGATTCAACTCAACCGCGCCGGCGTTGCCACCGCGCTCATCAGTATCCCGCTGCGCTACATGCACAGCCCGTGCGAACTGCTCAGCCTTGACGACCTCGCGGCCGTTTCAAAACTTATCGCCGCAGTCATTGAACGGATCACCCCGAAAACAAATTTCATTCCGTTTTAG
- a CDS encoding MFS transporter, translating into MMKKHQVHNPLPEDHVPFKIRIGWGFGGVADNYIINSLNSLGLLLYVDFFKMNPVLAGVAMFIPRLFDALTDPVVGNISDNTRSRWGRRRPYMVFGAILSALILPFIWMPPFSGSAGNVWYLNGPFFWLTVIGCIYALTYTFYVVPYTALGYELTNDYDERTRVLAWRMYIGLAASMTVPWLYRLCKLDVFSNEIIGARWVSVGVGVIVIITGLLPVLACKERDDVKKQETLNIVTALKYTLTNRPFLILLIAYLIVIIGLFSAGNLGFFINIYYVCSGDKVFAGKLGGITGTVGAVVSYLSMFVVTAVSVRFSKKSGMILGLILALAGVIGSWWVLDPRWPYAQLITTVISMLGLQGCWLMVSSMVADICDEDELKTGLRREGMFGAVNGFVLKAALALTSLIGGWLLACSGFDPDGANSGGISIDTALMMKNLIVGFQAVSLLIAIIIFIFYPISRQRAEKTRRILDERKQNEYLSE; encoded by the coding sequence ATGATGAAAAAACATCAAGTTCATAACCCGTTGCCGGAAGATCATGTCCCTTTTAAAATCAGGATCGGCTGGGGATTCGGCGGTGTGGCGGACAATTATATTATTAACTCACTTAATTCGCTGGGTTTATTGCTCTATGTTGATTTTTTTAAAATGAATCCGGTACTCGCCGGAGTGGCGATGTTTATTCCGCGGCTGTTCGATGCGTTGACGGATCCGGTTGTTGGAAATATTTCTGATAACACCCGCAGCCGGTGGGGACGCCGGCGGCCGTATATGGTATTCGGTGCAATTCTGTCGGCGCTTATTCTGCCATTCATCTGGATGCCGCCGTTTTCCGGCAGTGCCGGAAATGTGTGGTATTTGAACGGTCCGTTTTTCTGGCTGACGGTAATCGGATGTATTTATGCACTGACCTATACATTTTATGTTGTTCCGTATACAGCACTTGGTTATGAGTTGACGAACGATTATGACGAACGCACACGTGTGCTGGCGTGGCGCATGTATATCGGGCTTGCCGCGAGCATGACGGTTCCATGGCTGTACCGGCTTTGCAAGCTGGATGTTTTTTCGAATGAAATTATCGGCGCGCGCTGGGTCAGTGTCGGCGTCGGTGTGATCGTTATTATCACCGGACTTCTGCCGGTTCTTGCGTGCAAAGAACGGGATGATGTGAAAAAGCAGGAGACACTAAACATTGTCACCGCGCTGAAATATACGCTGACAAACCGGCCGTTCCTGATTCTGCTGATTGCATACCTGATTGTAATTATCGGATTGTTTTCTGCTGGAAATCTCGGATTTTTCATCAACATTTATTATGTGTGTTCCGGCGATAAAGTATTTGCCGGAAAACTCGGTGGAATCACCGGAACTGTCGGTGCGGTTGTTTCTTATCTAAGCATGTTCGTTGTCACGGCGGTGTCGGTGCGGTTCAGCAAGAAAAGCGGGATGATTCTCGGACTGATCTTGGCACTTGCCGGCGTGATCGGATCGTGGTGGGTGCTTGATCCACGCTGGCCGTATGCGCAATTAATCACCACCGTAATTTCAATGCTCGGGCTACAGGGCTGCTGGCTGATGGTCAGTTCAATGGTCGCCGATATTTGCGATGAAGATGAGCTGAAAACAGGATTGCGGCGGGAAGGAATGTTCGGCGCAGTGAACGGCTTTGTTTTAAAAGCGGCGCTGGCGTTAACGTCGTTAATTGGCGGCTGGCTGCTGGCCTGTTCCGGATTTGATCCGGACGGCGCAAATTCCGGCGGTATTTCCATTGATACTGCGCTCATGATGAAAAACCTGATTGTCGGGTTTCAGGCGGTTTCACTGCTGATCGCAATTATCATTTTTATTTTTTACCCGATTTCACGCCAGCGCGCCGAAAAAACGCGCCGGATTCTTGATGAAAGGAAACAGAATGAATATCTGTCCGAATAA
- a CDS encoding LacI family DNA-binding transcriptional regulator has translation MKIKKSRKRNNDRITLGDIARYCNVSKATVSRVLNDKLHEFPVSDKMILKVKNAAQQLGYRPNRLAKAVRSQRTNLVGLSFIHINHHALSSDQIAYENQVMGQFTNIILSHPKFENYDLVIHDRREDSPVPLKSNDFKPDLLDGMIYLTPSENHTEFLNIAAPEFPIVLLGHTAEAEKKVPCIDINNHKAAQQAIDHLVGIKRKKIMMLIPEKLRHIQCIIDRINGYKTAIENHRLPVSPEFIRTVRCLPEAVRNFMQELRCIDEIDAVFCPSDELAALCIRALQEIGKRVPEDIAVIGFDNSSLAQHTIPPLTSVNRPVSRQAYEAIDLLLKILAKEIPYEPGFKEIETEIIIRESTVKN, from the coding sequence ATGAAAATAAAGAAATCCAGGAAACGCAATAACGACCGGATAACACTCGGGGACATCGCCCGTTACTGTAACGTCAGCAAAGCGACTGTTTCGCGCGTCCTGAATGATAAATTACATGAATTTCCCGTTTCGGATAAGATGATTCTAAAAGTGAAAAATGCGGCACAGCAACTGGGATACCGCCCGAACCGGCTGGCAAAAGCTGTGCGCAGCCAGCGGACAAACCTGGTCGGGCTGTCGTTTATTCACATCAACCATCATGCCCTGTCATCTGACCAGATCGCCTATGAAAATCAGGTGATGGGACAATTCACCAACATCATTTTATCCCATCCAAAATTTGAAAACTACGATCTGGTCATTCATGACCGGCGCGAAGATTCTCCGGTGCCACTGAAATCGAACGACTTTAAACCCGATCTGCTGGACGGCATGATTTATCTGACACCGTCAGAAAATCATACAGAATTTTTAAATATCGCAGCTCCGGAGTTCCCGATTGTCCTGCTGGGACACACCGCAGAAGCTGAAAAAAAAGTTCCGTGTATTGACATTAATAATCACAAAGCCGCACAGCAGGCCATTGACCATTTGGTTGGCATCAAACGGAAAAAAATCATGATGCTGATTCCGGAAAAACTTCGGCATATCCAGTGCATTATCGACCGTATAAACGGGTATAAAACAGCGATTGAAAACCACCGGCTGCCGGTATCGCCAGAATTTATCCGGACTGTGCGCTGCCTGCCGGAAGCGGTGCGGAATTTTATGCAGGAGCTTCGGTGCATCGACGAAATTGATGCCGTCTTCTGCCCATCCGATGAACTCGCCGCACTTTGCATTCGCGCACTGCAAGAAATAGGGAAACGTGTTCCCGAAGATATCGCCGTAATCGGATTCGATAATTCCAGTTTGGCTCAACACACCATCCCTCCGTTAACTTCGGTTAACCGCCCGGTTAGTAGACAGGCGTACGAAGCCATTGATCTGTTATTGAAAATTCTCGCTAAAGAAATCCCATACGAACCGGGATTTAAAGAAATTGAAACCGAAATTATCATCAGGGAATCCACTGTAAAAAATTAA
- a CDS encoding HAD family phosphatase has translation MISAVIFDFDGVIVDSERLHWQAFNMVMKPRGKEISWDDYVNVYIGFDDRDAFRRTFPGISASELDQLIAEKAGLFQTLVQHSGADPLPGSVELINHLSGRLPVAICSGARKTDIEPVLRKLGIADAFDVIVTSEDTHVSKPDPAPYRKAWEILSRKFPALTTPAQAVAIEDTPAGIQSAQGAGLRTLAVTNSYPPELLVTFADAVTNSLEGLTLEELNRVIA, from the coding sequence ATGATTTCAGCAGTAATTTTTGATTTTGACGGCGTGATCGTTGATTCCGAACGGCTTCACTGGCAGGCATTCAACATGGTCATGAAACCCCGCGGAAAAGAAATTTCGTGGGATGATTATGTGAATGTGTATATCGGCTTCGACGACCGCGATGCATTCCGCCGGACATTCCCCGGCATTTCCGCCAGTGAACTGGATCAGCTGATCGCTGAAAAGGCCGGGCTGTTTCAGACGCTGGTGCAACATTCCGGCGCCGATCCTTTGCCGGGCTCCGTCGAACTTATAAACCACCTTTCCGGCAGACTGCCGGTTGCCATCTGTTCCGGCGCGCGGAAAACCGATATTGAACCGGTGCTGAGAAAACTCGGTATCGCCGATGCATTTGATGTGATCGTTACGTCAGAAGACACACACGTCAGTAAGCCCGATCCGGCGCCGTACCGCAAAGCCTGGGAAATTCTCAGCCGGAAATTTCCGGCTCTGACAACTCCGGCGCAAGCCGTTGCAATTGAAGATACGCCCGCCGGAATACAATCTGCTCAGGGTGCCGGACTCCGTACACTCGCCGTGACGAACAGCTATCCGCCGGAACTGCTTGTGACGTTTGCCGATGCTGTCACTAACTCGCTCGAAGGACTTACGCTCGAAGAATTGAACCGCGTAATAGCGTAG